One region of Quercus lobata isolate SW786 chromosome 2, ValleyOak3.0 Primary Assembly, whole genome shotgun sequence genomic DNA includes:
- the LOC115975942 gene encoding uncharacterized protein LOC115975942, protein MKKSHTVSSNIPKLFLSLFSRTLIFFFKNIQSLQSRLQIRINLCVCMANGTDSEEFVLLSWVRTGHKREFAFAMKAQSEICGFLGRTWSRKTRNEAVATNRSKKLKKSDPKDAKNDEVMDQKAKDLGDSMSEEEAKSDVVDLTSDDEPKGHVGESELVVEGGSKKDKSMPVFDEELKGGVVEMVQNPVKEEELVCESKPNVNEEMKMEPGVEKTNEDLVNDEKIEGVSIMCFFFFFGFSLNQILFLPVVCMVN, encoded by the exons ATGAAGAAGAGCCATACAGTCTCTTCCAATATCCCcaaactctttctctctctcttctcacgAACCCTaatctttttcttcaagaataTTCAATCCCTTCAATCCAGGCTACAG attcgAATCAATCTTTGTGTGTGTATGGCGAACGGTACGGATTCGGAGGAGTTCGTGTTGCTATCTTGGGTTCGGACAGGTCACAAGCGCGAGTTCGCCTTCGCAATGAAGGCGCAATCAGAGATCTGCGGGTTCTTGGGTCGGACCTGGTCCAGGAAGACCCGGAATGAGGCTGTGGCGACCAATAGAAGCAAGAAATTGAAGAAGTCGGATCCGAAGGACGCCAAGAACGACGAAGTTATGGATCAGAAGGCGAAGGATTTGGGCGATTCGATGAGTGAGGAGGAAGCGAAAAGCGATGTGGTGGACCTAACAAGCGACGACGAGCCAAAGGGGCACGTTGGAGAATCAGAATTGGTCGTAGAAGGGGGTTCTAAGAAGGACAAGTCAATGCCGGTTTTCGACGAGGAATTGAAGGGTGGAGTGGTTGAAATGGTTCAGAATCCTGTGAAGGAAGAGGAATTAGTGTGTGAAAGCAAGCCGAATGTGAATGAAGAGATGAAGATGGAGCCGGGAGTCGAGAAAACGAATGAGGATTTGGTTAACGATGAGAAGATTGAGGGGGTTAGcataatgtgttttttttttttttttggtttctctctTAATCAAATATTGTTTCTGCCAGTAGTTTGCATGGTTAATTGA